Proteins found in one Amycolatopsis aidingensis genomic segment:
- a CDS encoding primary-amine oxidase produces MSTFHPLDPLTAAEIGRVRTVLTAAGRCGESTRYASVLPLEPPKAEVRAHRPGQMCTRRAQAVLVDVRTGGCAEAVVDLRAGTLLSYRELEVEHRPYGQPAILLEEYDRCADLVKADPRWQQAMARRGITDTTHAFVAPLSPGFFDRPDERGRRLLRGLTFLREHTEDSPWAHPVEGLLATVDLIAGAVIELDDAGEVPVPSRHGNFDVAAVGPARTSLKPLEISQPEGPSFRVRGSEVEWENWRLRVGFNPREGLTLHQISFTEDGQPRPVLYRASIAEMVVPYGDPAPWRRWISYFDAGEYLLGKNANSLKLGCDCLGVIHYLDAVVAGDHGEPVVIPQAICLHEEDHGILWKHTNVLTGAVETRRSRRLVISFFTTIGNYDYGFYWYFYLDGRIELEVKATGIVFCGAAHPGTESPYATEIAPGLMAPVHQHLFCARLDMEVAGERNSVEEIDVLGVPVGPDNPYGNAFTTRTTPLRRESEAARPADPAAGRVWRVFNPDSRGELGRPRGYQLVPRPGPTLLARPEAAVHQRATFATKHLWVTRYAEDERFPAGDCPNQHAGGAGLPSWTAADRDLTGTDLVLWHVFGPTHVPRPEDWPVMPVDTCGFTLRPAGFCDRNPALDLPAPGCRPSTEENP; encoded by the coding sequence ATGAGCACGTTCCATCCGCTCGACCCGCTGACCGCGGCCGAGATCGGCAGGGTGCGCACCGTACTCACCGCGGCCGGCCGGTGCGGCGAGAGCACCCGGTACGCCTCGGTGCTACCGCTGGAACCGCCGAAGGCCGAGGTCCGCGCGCACCGGCCGGGCCAGATGTGCACCCGGCGGGCGCAGGCCGTGCTGGTGGACGTGCGCACCGGCGGCTGCGCCGAGGCCGTTGTCGACCTGCGCGCCGGGACGCTGCTGTCCTACCGCGAACTGGAGGTGGAGCACCGGCCCTACGGGCAGCCCGCGATCCTGCTGGAGGAGTACGACCGCTGTGCCGACCTTGTCAAGGCCGATCCGCGCTGGCAGCAGGCGATGGCCCGGCGCGGGATCACCGACACCACGCACGCCTTCGTCGCCCCGTTGTCCCCGGGGTTCTTCGACCGCCCGGACGAGCGCGGCCGGCGGCTGCTGCGCGGGCTGACCTTCCTGCGCGAGCACACCGAGGACAGCCCGTGGGCACACCCGGTGGAGGGCCTGCTGGCCACCGTCGACCTGATCGCCGGCGCGGTGATCGAGCTAGACGACGCCGGTGAGGTCCCGGTCCCCTCCCGGCACGGCAACTTCGACGTCGCGGCCGTCGGGCCCGCACGGACCAGCCTGAAGCCGCTGGAGATCAGCCAGCCCGAGGGGCCCAGCTTCCGGGTCCGCGGCAGCGAGGTGGAATGGGAGAACTGGCGGTTGCGGGTCGGGTTCAACCCGCGCGAGGGCCTCACCCTGCACCAGATCTCCTTCACCGAGGACGGGCAGCCGCGGCCGGTGCTCTACCGCGCCTCGATCGCCGAGATGGTGGTCCCCTACGGCGATCCGGCGCCGTGGCGCCGGTGGATCAGCTACTTCGACGCGGGCGAGTACCTGCTCGGCAAGAACGCGAACTCGCTGAAACTCGGCTGCGACTGCCTCGGCGTGATCCACTACCTGGATGCCGTCGTCGCAGGGGACCACGGCGAGCCGGTGGTCATCCCGCAGGCCATCTGCCTGCACGAAGAGGATCACGGGATCCTGTGGAAGCACACCAACGTCCTCACCGGCGCGGTGGAAACCCGCCGCTCCCGGCGGCTGGTGATCTCCTTCTTCACCACCATCGGGAACTACGACTACGGCTTCTACTGGTACTTCTACCTGGACGGCCGGATCGAGCTGGAGGTCAAGGCCACCGGGATCGTGTTCTGCGGGGCCGCGCACCCCGGTACGGAAAGCCCGTACGCCACCGAGATCGCCCCCGGGCTGATGGCACCGGTGCACCAGCACCTGTTCTGCGCCCGGCTGGACATGGAGGTGGCCGGGGAGCGCAACTCGGTCGAGGAGATCGACGTGCTAGGTGTCCCGGTCGGCCCGGACAACCCGTACGGCAACGCCTTCACCACCCGGACCACCCCGCTGCGCCGGGAGTCGGAGGCAGCCCGGCCCGCCGACCCCGCTGCCGGCCGGGTGTGGCGGGTGTTCAACCCGGACAGCCGCGGCGAGCTCGGCAGGCCACGGGGCTACCAGCTGGTTCCCCGGCCCGGCCCCACCCTGCTGGCCCGGCCGGAGGCTGCCGTGCACCAGCGCGCCACCTTCGCCACCAAGCACCTGTGGGTCACCCGGTATGCCGAGGACGAGCGGTTCCCCGCGGGGGACTGCCCGAACCAGCATGCGGGCGGGGCGGGCCTGCCGTCCTGGACCGCGGCGGACCGGGACCTCACCGGCACCGATCTGGTGCTGTGGCACGTGTTCGGCCCGACCCACGTACCACGGCCGGAGGACTGGCCGGTGATGCCGGTGGACACCTGCGGATTCACGCTCAGACCGGCGGGCTTCTGCGACCGCAACCCCGCACTGGACCTACCGGCACCGGGGTGCCGACCATCCACAGAGGAGAATCCATGA
- a CDS encoding fumarylacetoacetate hydrolase family protein, with product MTDPVSAALGLRPGKIIAVHLNYPCRAAQRGRTPRHGSYFLKATSSLAWHCGEAARPVGTELLAFEGEIALVIGKRGRRIEPAAAWSHVGWVTAANDLGLYELRHADRGSNLRAKSGDGFTPLGPDFLPADQLDPAALRVRTWLGGELVQCGTTDTLLFDFADLIADLSRMSTLEPGDVILTGTPAGASVAAPGEVVEVEVDSTDPDRPARTGRLRTTVVEGPALGGPGAAPASDPKLRAEAYGTDESTSDDIVERLGTVAVATLAAQLRKRGLDHVAIDRVRPARPGSRFAGRARTLRYLPLREDLFPEHGTGFNAQKRAIESIRPGEVLVMEARGERDAGTIGDILALRAQLRGAAAVVTDGGLRDAAVVAGLELPVFHGGEHPSVLGRKHVPWETDVAIGCGGATVLPGDLVVGDDDGVLVIPPAVAEEVLADAVEQESREEFITEQVRAGKQINGLYPLEGRWLAAYRSWRGAREPGQAESRKDDQ from the coding sequence ATGACCGATCCGGTGAGTGCGGCGCTGGGCCTGCGGCCCGGCAAGATCATCGCGGTACACCTGAACTACCCGTGCCGCGCGGCCCAGCGCGGCCGCACTCCCCGGCACGGGTCCTACTTTCTCAAGGCCACCTCCTCGCTGGCCTGGCACTGCGGGGAGGCCGCCCGCCCCGTCGGCACCGAGCTACTGGCCTTCGAGGGCGAGATCGCGCTGGTGATCGGCAAGCGGGGGCGGCGGATCGAGCCCGCGGCGGCCTGGTCCCATGTCGGCTGGGTCACCGCGGCCAACGACCTCGGGCTGTACGAGCTGCGGCACGCCGACCGGGGATCCAACCTGCGGGCCAAGAGCGGGGATGGGTTCACCCCGCTGGGCCCGGACTTCCTGCCGGCCGACCAGCTCGACCCTGCGGCGCTTCGGGTACGCACCTGGCTGGGCGGCGAGCTGGTGCAGTGCGGGACCACCGACACCCTGCTCTTCGACTTCGCCGACCTGATCGCCGACCTGTCCCGGATGTCCACACTGGAACCGGGCGACGTGATCCTGACCGGCACCCCGGCCGGGGCCTCGGTCGCCGCCCCCGGTGAAGTGGTCGAGGTCGAGGTGGACAGCACCGACCCCGACCGCCCGGCCCGTACCGGCAGGCTGCGCACCACCGTAGTGGAAGGTCCCGCGCTCGGTGGTCCTGGCGCGGCCCCCGCGAGCGACCCGAAACTGCGCGCCGAGGCATACGGCACCGACGAGTCCACATCGGACGATATCGTCGAGCGGCTTGGCACCGTCGCGGTCGCCACCCTCGCCGCGCAGCTGCGCAAGCGCGGTCTCGACCACGTCGCCATCGACAGGGTGCGCCCGGCCCGGCCGGGATCGCGCTTCGCGGGCAGGGCCCGCACCCTGCGCTACCTGCCGCTGCGCGAGGACCTCTTCCCCGAGCACGGCACCGGGTTCAACGCGCAGAAGCGCGCGATCGAGTCGATACGACCGGGCGAGGTGCTGGTGATGGAGGCCCGCGGCGAGCGGGACGCCGGCACCATCGGCGACATTCTCGCCCTGCGTGCCCAGCTGCGCGGCGCCGCCGCCGTGGTGACCGACGGCGGGCTGCGGGACGCCGCGGTGGTGGCCGGGCTGGAGCTGCCGGTGTTTCACGGCGGGGAGCATCCCAGCGTACTGGGCCGCAAGCACGTGCCGTGGGAGACCGATGTCGCCATCGGCTGCGGTGGCGCGACCGTACTGCCAGGGGACCTCGTGGTCGGGGACGACGACGGGGTGCTGGTGATCCCGCCCGCGGTGGCCGAGGAGGTGCTGGCGGACGCGGTGGAGCAGGAGTCGCGGGAGGAGTTCATCACCGAGCAGGTCCGGGCAGGCAAGCAGATCAACGGCCTGTACCCGCTGGAGGGCCGGTGGCTGGCGGCCTACCGGTCCTGGCGGGGCGCTCGCGAGCCCGGCCAAGCAGAGTCCAGAAAGGACGATCAATGA
- a CDS encoding AraC-like ligand-binding domain-containing protein, whose translation MTILVRTSDVPARERTELWRAAASEAYVPLEMRLDDAESFRGQIAGQVFGELRVGEVTADAHRAHRPGRLIGRQDDLPPHYKLSMPVRGYCLVQQDGREASLTPGDLAIYDTSRPYTVVFEDTCQMLTLMFPRRNLHLPAEQLERVTASRVSGRHSVGALLGPLLLNLVSRMDEIDAAQALRLADNVVDMVATTFAGQLGEDTTRRPPGHRSLVLRAKSFIEAHLEDTDLTPGMVAAAMHISTGYLHKLFRRENTTVSRWIRERRLEHCRRDLRDPDQSDLAVSSVAAHWGFIDAAHFSRLFKAAYGLPPREYRIVSEGGTDIHLSATGSP comes from the coding sequence ATGACGATCCTCGTTCGTACCAGTGATGTCCCCGCCCGCGAACGCACCGAACTGTGGCGGGCCGCCGCCTCGGAGGCCTATGTACCGCTGGAAATGCGGCTGGACGACGCCGAGTCTTTCCGCGGCCAGATCGCGGGTCAGGTGTTCGGCGAGTTGCGGGTCGGCGAGGTGACCGCGGACGCGCACCGCGCGCACCGGCCGGGCAGGCTGATCGGCAGGCAGGACGACCTGCCGCCGCACTACAAGCTGAGCATGCCGGTGCGCGGCTACTGCCTGGTGCAGCAGGACGGCAGGGAGGCCTCACTCACCCCAGGCGACCTGGCGATCTACGACACCTCCCGGCCCTACACCGTGGTGTTCGAGGACACCTGCCAGATGCTGACCCTGATGTTCCCGCGCCGGAACCTGCACCTGCCAGCCGAGCAGCTGGAGCGGGTCACCGCGAGCAGGGTGTCCGGACGGCACAGCGTGGGCGCGCTGCTCGGGCCGCTGCTGCTGAACCTGGTGTCCAGAATGGACGAGATCGACGCGGCGCAGGCCCTGCGGCTCGCCGACAACGTGGTCGACATGGTGGCCACGACGTTCGCGGGCCAGCTCGGCGAGGACACCACCCGGCGCCCGCCGGGGCACCGTTCCCTGGTGCTGCGCGCGAAGTCTTTCATCGAGGCCCATCTCGAGGACACCGACCTCACCCCCGGCATGGTGGCGGCTGCGATGCACATCTCCACCGGCTACCTGCACAAGCTGTTCCGCAGGGAGAACACCACGGTGTCCCGGTGGATCCGGGAACGCAGGCTGGAGCACTGCCGCCGCGACCTGCGCGACCCCGACCAGTCCGACCTCGCCGTCAGCAGTGTGGCCGCGCACTGGGGGTTCATCGACGCCGCGCACTTCAGCCGCCTGTTCAAAGCCGCCTACGGCCTGCCGCCCCGCGAGTACCGCATCGTCAGCGAGGGCGGCACCGACATCCACCTCTCCGCCACCGGAAGCCCCTGA
- the hpaD gene encoding 3,4-dihydroxyphenylacetate 2,3-dioxygenase — MPTPPDLIRSAYAELIVTDLAVARWFYVDVLGLVVTAERPGVLYLRAFEEYLHHSLVLREGTEPALRRLAYRVRKPDELEVARRYYAELGVPVRAVPAGDTLGIGEAVRFTDPLGFPVELFYAAEHTPRFTQRYDLHPGNALARLDHFNVVVPDVRAGHEYYTGLGFGVSETIEDTEDNLYAAWLYRKQTVHDIALTAGEGPRLHHIAFATRERAQILHTCDLLGALGSEDMIERGPGRHGVSNAFYLYLRDPDGHRIEIYTSDYYTGDPDNPTVRWDVRDNRRRSFWGHEVVPSWYAEASTVLDLDGEPVPTRQPAVREATVTVGADGFGTADGANGFKLGHQA; from the coding sequence ATGCCCACTCCCCCCGATCTGATCCGCTCGGCCTACGCCGAGCTCATCGTCACCGACCTCGCGGTGGCCCGCTGGTTCTATGTGGACGTACTCGGCCTTGTGGTCACCGCCGAGCGGCCCGGTGTGCTGTACCTGCGGGCCTTCGAGGAGTACCTGCACCACAGCCTGGTGCTGCGCGAGGGCACGGAGCCCGCGCTGCGCAGGCTGGCCTACCGGGTCCGCAAGCCGGACGAGCTGGAAGTGGCCCGGCGCTACTACGCCGAACTGGGGGTACCGGTGCGCGCGGTGCCCGCCGGGGACACCCTCGGCATCGGCGAGGCGGTACGGTTCACCGACCCGCTCGGGTTCCCGGTGGAGCTGTTCTACGCCGCCGAGCACACGCCCCGGTTCACCCAGCGCTACGACCTGCACCCCGGCAACGCGCTGGCCAGGCTGGACCATTTCAACGTGGTGGTGCCGGATGTGCGGGCGGGTCACGAGTACTACACCGGGCTCGGCTTCGGGGTCTCGGAGACCATCGAGGACACCGAGGACAACCTGTACGCGGCCTGGTTGTACCGCAAGCAGACGGTGCACGACATCGCGCTCACCGCCGGCGAGGGACCGCGGCTACACCACATCGCGTTCGCCACCAGGGAACGGGCCCAGATCCTGCACACCTGTGACCTGCTCGGGGCACTGGGCAGCGAGGACATGATCGAGCGCGGCCCAGGGCGGCACGGCGTGTCCAACGCCTTCTACCTGTACCTGCGCGACCCGGACGGGCACCGGATCGAGATCTACACCAGCGACTACTACACCGGCGACCCGGACAACCCGACCGTGCGCTGGGATGTGCGGGACAACCGGCGCCGCTCGTTCTGGGGGCACGAGGTGGTGCCGTCCTGGTACGCCGAGGCCTCCACGGTGCTCGACCTGGACGGCGAGCCGGTGCCCACCCGGCAGCCCGCGGTACGCGAGGCCACCGTCACCGTCGGCGCCGACGGCTTCGGCACCGCCGACGGAGCCAACGGGTTCAAGCTCGGGCACCAGGCCTGA
- the dapA gene encoding 4-hydroxy-tetrahydrodipicolinate synthase, with protein MRFRADPSRITGSIAPVVTPFTPDGALDEAGLRGLVRWQLASGSHGVSLGGSTGEPGAQSVAERATAIRAAAEEIGDRVPFLPGTGSAKLDETLELTAIAMDAGADAALIITPYYARPTQEALYQWYATVAREFPDLPLVIYNVPMRTAVDIAPETVGRLFREFDNLVGIKETTKDFEHFSRVLHETGPELLVWSGIELLCLPLLALGGVGFVSAVANLAPAAVAEMYQSWTDGDFERARQLHYRLHPLVDVLFTETNPAPAKWVLAQRGLISSAHVRPPLITPTAAGRTRIEELLSGNEDLLTPFEGVPS; from the coding sequence ATGAGGTTTCGTGCCGACCCGAGCCGGATTACCGGCTCCATCGCACCGGTGGTCACCCCGTTCACCCCGGACGGCGCGCTGGACGAGGCCGGGCTGCGCGGGCTGGTCCGCTGGCAGCTGGCCAGCGGCTCGCATGGTGTCTCACTGGGCGGCTCCACCGGGGAGCCGGGGGCGCAGAGCGTGGCCGAGCGGGCCACGGCCATCAGGGCGGCGGCCGAGGAGATCGGCGACCGGGTCCCCTTCCTGCCCGGCACCGGTTCGGCCAAGCTCGACGAGACGCTGGAGCTCACCGCCATCGCCATGGACGCGGGTGCGGACGCGGCGCTGATCATCACGCCGTACTACGCCCGGCCCACCCAGGAGGCCCTTTACCAGTGGTACGCCACGGTGGCCAGGGAGTTCCCCGATCTGCCGCTGGTGATCTACAACGTGCCGATGCGCACGGCGGTGGACATCGCGCCGGAGACCGTCGGCAGGCTGTTCCGCGAGTTCGACAACCTGGTGGGGATCAAGGAAACCACCAAGGACTTCGAGCACTTCTCCAGGGTGCTGCACGAGACCGGGCCGGAGCTGCTGGTGTGGTCCGGGATCGAGTTGCTCTGCCTGCCGCTGCTGGCGCTGGGCGGGGTCGGTTTCGTCAGCGCGGTGGCCAACCTGGCACCCGCCGCGGTGGCCGAGATGTACCAGTCCTGGACCGATGGCGACTTCGAACGGGCCCGGCAGCTGCACTACCGGCTGCATCCGCTGGTGGACGTGTTGTTCACCGAGACCAACCCGGCCCCGGCGAAATGGGTGCTGGCCCAGCGGGGGCTGATCTCGTCCGCGCACGTCCGCCCGCCCCTGATCACGCCGACCGCGGCGGGCCGGACCCGGATCGAGGAACTGCTGTCCGGCAACGAGGACCTGCTCACCCCCTTCGAAGGAGTCCCATCATGA
- the hpaE gene encoding 5-carboxymethyl-2-hydroxymuconate semialdehyde dehydrogenase, whose protein sequence is MSAPQNLPKRLPHLIGGELTESVSGAEFEVLEPATNTVYTTAAAGQAEDVDKAVRAARTAFTEGPWPGMAARERARILYRIGEAVEAREERLAELESFDSGLPITQARGQARRAAENFRFFGDLIVGLHEEAYSVPGAQLNYVLRKPAGVAGLITPWNTPFMLESWKLAPALASGCTVVLKPAEFTPLSASLWAEIFAEAGLPDGVFNLVNGIGEEAGQALVDHPDVPLLSFTGETTTGKTIMRRAAEHLKGLSMELGGKSPVVVFADADLDAALDSAVFGVFSLNGERCTAGSRVLVQRERYAEFAERFAERAGRVVVGPPHDPATEVGALVHPEHYERVLNYVEIGKREATLLAGGARPEQLPAGNYLAPTVFGDVGPDARIFNEEIFGPVVGLTPFDTEEEAIRLANDVSYGLAGYVWTSDLRRGHRVAGAIEAGMVWLNSHNIRDLRTPFGGVKSSGVGHEGGWRSIDFYAPEHVVHVSLGEVHTPRFGAR, encoded by the coding sequence ATGAGCGCACCGCAGAACCTGCCGAAGCGGCTGCCGCACCTGATCGGCGGCGAGCTGACCGAGAGCGTGTCCGGAGCCGAGTTCGAGGTGCTGGAGCCGGCCACGAACACCGTCTACACCACCGCCGCGGCCGGGCAGGCCGAGGACGTCGACAAGGCGGTACGGGCAGCCCGCACCGCGTTCACCGAGGGCCCCTGGCCGGGGATGGCGGCCAGGGAGCGGGCCAGGATCCTGTACCGCATCGGCGAGGCCGTGGAAGCTCGCGAGGAACGGCTGGCCGAGCTGGAGTCCTTCGACAGCGGGCTGCCGATCACCCAGGCCCGCGGGCAGGCTCGCCGCGCGGCCGAGAACTTCCGGTTCTTCGGCGACCTGATCGTCGGCCTGCACGAGGAGGCCTACTCCGTTCCGGGTGCGCAGCTGAACTACGTGCTGCGCAAACCGGCCGGGGTGGCCGGGCTGATCACGCCGTGGAACACCCCGTTCATGCTGGAGAGCTGGAAGCTGGCGCCCGCGCTGGCCTCCGGCTGCACGGTGGTGCTCAAACCCGCCGAGTTCACCCCGCTCTCGGCGAGCCTGTGGGCGGAGATCTTCGCCGAGGCCGGGCTGCCGGACGGGGTGTTCAACCTGGTCAACGGGATCGGCGAGGAGGCGGGACAGGCGCTGGTCGATCACCCGGACGTACCGCTGCTGTCCTTCACCGGGGAGACCACCACCGGCAAGACGATCATGCGCAGGGCCGCCGAGCACCTCAAGGGCCTTTCCATGGAGCTGGGCGGGAAGTCGCCGGTGGTGGTGTTCGCCGACGCCGACCTGGACGCGGCACTGGACTCCGCGGTGTTCGGGGTGTTCTCGCTGAACGGGGAACGCTGCACCGCGGGCTCCAGGGTGCTGGTCCAGCGGGAGCGGTACGCGGAGTTCGCCGAGCGCTTCGCCGAGCGCGCCGGCCGGGTGGTGGTCGGTCCGCCGCACGATCCGGCCACCGAGGTGGGCGCGCTGGTGCACCCGGAGCACTACGAGCGGGTGCTGAACTACGTCGAGATCGGCAAGCGGGAAGCCACCCTGCTGGCCGGTGGCGCGCGGCCGGAGCAGCTGCCTGCGGGGAACTACCTTGCGCCCACCGTGTTCGGCGATGTCGGCCCGGACGCCCGGATCTTCAACGAGGAGATCTTCGGACCGGTGGTCGGGCTGACCCCGTTCGACACCGAGGAGGAGGCGATCCGGCTGGCCAACGACGTCAGCTACGGCCTCGCCGGATACGTGTGGACCAGCGACCTGCGCCGGGGACACCGGGTCGCAGGGGCGATCGAGGCGGGCATGGTCTGGCTCAACTCGCACAACATCCGCGACCTGCGTACCCCGTTCGGCGGGGTGAAGAGCAGCGGCGTCGGCCACGAGGGCGGTTGGCGCAGCATCGACTTCTACGCGCCGGAACACGTGGTGCACGTGTCGCTCGGCGAGGTGCACACCCCGCGTTTCGGTGCCCGGTAA
- a CDS encoding MoaF C-terminal domain-containing protein, with protein sequence MSSTLEDTEGWLPLDGLQPGFEANRAPHSTALAGRELVLRMDSGVRIWHRFTAERTQWELGEERGDDAYHLVEVDEELYYAQFQHEHDPSEAVSLILDLRHGRTLAVQSRIGQAWQRPTVVTQEFHTGVIEGVPVSGSPPEPSTDLLGRRVLWSYSPQHHYEHIYLTEQWYTFLCHSGPEQGIADTDACAYYRIRPGIYLFAWREKVVPCAAVTVADHRLMRSHGALFGLAEDGTSITHFTFGAHGRLLSNTVYP encoded by the coding sequence ATGAGCAGCACGCTGGAAGACACCGAGGGCTGGCTCCCACTGGACGGCCTGCAGCCAGGGTTCGAAGCCAACCGGGCCCCGCACAGCACCGCGCTCGCCGGCCGGGAACTGGTGCTGCGGATGGACTCCGGGGTCCGGATCTGGCACCGGTTCACCGCCGAGCGCACCCAGTGGGAGCTCGGCGAGGAGCGAGGGGACGACGCGTACCACCTGGTCGAGGTGGACGAGGAGCTGTACTACGCGCAGTTCCAGCACGAGCACGACCCGAGCGAGGCCGTCTCATTGATCCTGGACCTGCGGCACGGGCGCACCCTGGCGGTGCAGAGCCGGATCGGCCAGGCCTGGCAGCGGCCGACCGTGGTAACCCAGGAGTTCCACACCGGGGTGATCGAGGGGGTTCCGGTGAGCGGCTCGCCCCCGGAACCCAGTACCGACCTGCTGGGCAGGCGGGTGCTGTGGTCCTACAGCCCGCAACACCACTACGAGCACATCTACCTGACCGAGCAGTGGTACACCTTCCTCTGCCATTCCGGCCCGGAACAGGGCATCGCCGACACCGACGCCTGCGCCTACTACCGGATCCGGCCGGGTATCTACCTGTTCGCCTGGCGGGAGAAGGTCGTCCCCTGCGCCGCGGTCACCGTGGCCGACCACCGGCTGATGCGCTCGCACGGCGCCCTGTTCGGGCTGGCCGAGGACGGCACCAGCATCACCCATTTCACCTTCGGGGCGCACGGCAGGCTGCTCAGCAACACGGTGTACCCATGA
- a CDS encoding GMC family oxidoreductase — protein sequence MGEAEYQADYVVVGAGSAGCVLARRLVEAGATVLLLEAGGMDTNPAIHDPLRMHELWHSAQDWDFQTVPQRGAAGRRLHLPRGRVLGGSHALNAMIWVRGNPADYDHWAYLGNAGWAWRDVRPLFERIEAGPLELLTGFEPDPVQQAIMAAAQQAGIPFNPDCNQGEQDGVGPMTLTIAGGRRCTTAGSYLAPVFGDPRLTVLTGAQVDRLVVHGGRAAGVRLRHGGRTVTALAEREVILSSGAIGSPALLLRSGIGPAARLRGSRVEPLVDLPGVGRNLQDHWLVPVVFSAQREIAHTPGLPHTQTQLFWRSRPGLAVPDLQPLHFSVPLYQPWMSGPANGFSLMAGLVRPASRGELSVTGDRLRIDPRALSATSDVTALATAVELCREIGNAPALRAWGAVERYPGPSTGNPHAYVRRSVLTYHHQAGTCRMGIGEDAVVDPELRVYGVDGLRVADASIMPTVTTGNTNAPAVLIAEKAAQLITGAALERTGTATAALEVP from the coding sequence ATGGGCGAGGCGGAGTACCAGGCGGACTACGTGGTGGTCGGGGCCGGTTCGGCGGGGTGCGTACTGGCCCGGCGCCTCGTCGAAGCCGGGGCGACTGTGCTGCTGCTGGAGGCGGGCGGGATGGACACCAACCCGGCCATCCACGACCCGCTGCGGATGCACGAGCTGTGGCACTCCGCGCAGGACTGGGACTTCCAGACCGTGCCACAGCGCGGCGCCGCCGGGCGCCGCCTGCATCTGCCGCGCGGCCGGGTGCTCGGTGGCTCGCATGCGCTGAACGCGATGATCTGGGTGCGCGGTAACCCCGCCGACTACGACCACTGGGCCTACCTCGGCAACGCAGGCTGGGCATGGCGGGACGTGCGGCCACTGTTCGAGCGGATCGAGGCGGGGCCGCTGGAGCTGCTCACCGGGTTCGAACCGGACCCGGTGCAGCAGGCGATCATGGCTGCCGCGCAGCAGGCCGGTATCCCGTTCAACCCCGACTGCAACCAGGGGGAACAGGACGGCGTCGGCCCGATGACCCTGACCATCGCGGGCGGGCGGCGGTGCACAACGGCGGGCAGCTACCTGGCGCCGGTGTTCGGAGACCCCCGGCTGACGGTGCTCACCGGGGCGCAGGTGGATCGGCTCGTGGTGCACGGGGGACGGGCCGCCGGGGTGCGGCTGCGGCACGGTGGGCGGACGGTCACCGCGCTGGCGGAGCGGGAGGTGATCCTTTCCTCCGGCGCGATCGGCTCGCCCGCGCTGCTGCTGCGCTCCGGGATCGGCCCCGCTGCCCGGCTACGCGGGTCGCGGGTGGAACCGCTGGTCGACCTGCCAGGAGTGGGCCGCAACCTGCAGGATCACTGGCTGGTGCCGGTGGTGTTCTCCGCCCAGCGGGAGATCGCGCACACCCCCGGACTGCCGCATACCCAGACCCAGCTGTTCTGGCGCAGCAGGCCGGGCCTCGCCGTGCCCGACCTGCAACCGCTGCACTTCAGCGTGCCGCTCTACCAGCCGTGGATGTCCGGGCCGGCCAACGGGTTCTCGCTGATGGCGGGCCTGGTACGGCCGGCGAGCCGGGGCGAGCTGAGCGTGACGGGCGACCGGCTGCGCATCGACCCGCGGGCGCTGTCCGCGACCTCGGACGTGACCGCCCTGGCCACCGCCGTCGAGCTGTGCCGGGAGATCGGCAACGCGCCCGCGTTGCGAGCCTGGGGCGCGGTTGAGCGTTACCCGGGACCGTCGACCGGAAACCCGCACGCCTACGTCCGGCGCAGTGTGCTCACCTACCACCACCAGGCGGGCACCTGCCGGATGGGCATCGGCGAGGACGCCGTGGTCGATCCGGAGCTGCGAGTGTACGGAGTGGACGGTCTGCGGGTCGCCGACGCCTCCATCATGCCGACCGTCACCACGGGCAACACCAACGCGCCCGCCGTGCTGATCGCCGAGAAGGCGGCCCAGCTGATCACCGGCGCGGCGCTCGAACGGACCGGTACCGCCACCGCCGCCTTGGAGGTTCCATGA